In one bacterium genomic region, the following are encoded:
- the acpS gene encoding holo-ACP synthase: MSDKTPPAPILPSLGIDLVEVERIAAHLNDEVFLERIFTEQERAECLKRAKPEECLAARWATKEAVAKALGTGIGEFIAFKDIEVLTVPGKGPRVRISGPYASYPMRVSVSLTHTRTTAAAVVMIFPESSQQIIE, translated from the coding sequence ATGTCCGACAAAACTCCGCCCGCCCCAATCCTGCCTTCGTTAGGCATTGACCTTGTGGAAGTGGAGCGAATTGCCGCTCATCTGAATGACGAGGTGTTTCTCGAACGGATCTTCACCGAACAAGAGCGCGCCGAGTGTTTGAAGCGTGCGAAACCCGAAGAATGCCTTGCCGCTCGATGGGCGACCAAAGAAGCTGTCGCCAAAGCGCTGGGCACGGGCATCGGCGAGTTCATAGCGTTCAAGGATATCGAGGTGTTGACCGTTCCCGGCAAAGGACCACGAGTGCGTATCTCCGGACCTTACGCCAGCTACCCGATGCGCGTCTCTGTCTCGCTGACACACACTCGAACGACGGCCGCCGCGGTCGTCATGATTTTCCCTGAATCGTCACAACAGATTATAGAGTAA
- a CDS encoding single-stranded DNA-binding protein, with translation MVNRVTLIGRLGRDPEMRYTPSGAAVARFSLATDENRKGQDGQWHQETTWHNIVVWGQSAERAAESLKKGNLIYLEGKISMRDWEDKEGQKRTAFEIICFTFRNLTPRPGSSENFGESGASPSEPTHGGPPMDEDLPF, from the coding sequence GTGGTCAATCGCGTGACCTTGATTGGGCGTCTGGGCAGAGACCCGGAAATGCGCTATACCCCCAGCGGAGCGGCGGTCGCCCGCTTCTCTTTGGCAACGGACGAAAACCGCAAGGGTCAGGACGGGCAATGGCATCAGGAAACGACATGGCACAACATCGTGGTTTGGGGCCAGTCTGCCGAGCGCGCTGCGGAAAGCCTGAAGAAGGGAAACCTCATCTACCTCGAGGGAAAGATCTCCATGAGAGACTGGGAGGACAAGGAGGGTCAGAAGCGCACGGCGTTTGAGATCATCTGTTTCACCTTCAGGAACCTCACTCCTCGTCCCGGCTCGAGTGAAAACTTCGGAGAATCAGGTGCTTCACCATCTGAGCCGACCCATGGCGGCCCCCCGATGGATGAGGATCTGCCGTTCTAA
- a CDS encoding LemA family protein, translated as MRLLRVAASIFVLALLAGFALAFSVYQCYSDLAELNRVSKSRFADWEATLAPRRAMLAELAEMARVYEPAAGEIAARANDALAESSSGSNVEARIRMHLLYGKAMRDLRSTAARFPQLTRSDVYREWISEREKDQILEEAARLAYNTAARDYNAVLNTFSGKLISLIYTVPPKPEIPAGD; from the coding sequence ATGCGATTGTTGCGGGTTGCCGCATCCATTTTTGTCTTGGCATTACTGGCCGGCTTCGCGCTGGCCTTCTCTGTTTATCAGTGCTACTCTGACCTCGCAGAATTGAATCGCGTATCCAAATCACGATTTGCCGATTGGGAGGCGACATTGGCTCCGCGCCGCGCGATGCTCGCCGAACTCGCCGAAATGGCGCGCGTCTATGAACCTGCCGCCGGTGAGATTGCAGCACGCGCGAACGATGCATTAGCGGAGAGTTCCTCTGGCTCAAACGTGGAAGCACGCATTCGCATGCACTTGTTGTATGGCAAGGCGATGCGCGACCTTCGTTCCACGGCGGCGAGGTTTCCGCAGTTGACGCGGTCAGATGTTTACAGGGAATGGATCAGTGAGCGGGAAAAGGATCAGATTCTCGAGGAGGCTGCGAGGCTTGCGTATAATACGGCGGCGCGGGACTACAATGCAGTGCTCAATACGTTTTCCGGAAAACTAATTTCCTTGATCTATACTGTGCCTCCCAAGCCGGAAATTCCCGCGGGAGACTGA
- a CDS encoding HAD-IA family hydrolase, whose protein sequence is MIRGILFDLDNTLLDFMRMKRASIDAGVTAMIDCGLPMPHDEAVSKIYEIYDRVGIEHQEIFNIFLEEQYHMVDYKWLAAGIVSYRRARNNYLVTYPHVRSTLAALLQRGLQLAVISDAPRLGAWLRLAQLDLHHMFDPVVTFDDTGHRKPSPVPFERALALMGLLPREVIMVGDWPERDMVGAKQLGIVTVFARYGDTKNTVESGADYDIDDISQLLQVLNLMEIDEDQTSLFDY, encoded by the coding sequence ATGATTCGCGGGATTCTGTTCGACCTCGATAACACCCTGCTCGACTTCATGCGGATGAAGCGTGCCTCGATTGACGCCGGTGTCACGGCCATGATTGACTGTGGCCTGCCCATGCCGCACGACGAGGCGGTGAGCAAGATCTATGAAATCTACGACCGCGTGGGGATTGAGCACCAGGAGATTTTCAATATCTTTCTGGAAGAGCAGTACCACATGGTGGACTACAAGTGGCTGGCTGCCGGAATTGTGTCGTATCGACGGGCGCGCAATAACTACCTCGTCACGTATCCCCACGTCCGCTCGACTCTTGCTGCGCTTTTGCAGCGCGGGTTGCAGCTGGCGGTAATCTCCGACGCCCCGCGTCTCGGCGCTTGGCTCCGGCTCGCACAGCTCGACTTGCACCACATGTTTGATCCGGTCGTCACGTTTGACGATACGGGCCATCGCAAACCTTCACCCGTTCCGTTCGAACGTGCTTTGGCCCTGATGGGTCTCCTGCCGAGGGAAGTGATAATGGTCGGCGATTGGCCGGAGCGCGACATGGTCGGCGCCAAACAGCTTGGCATCGTAACAGTGTTTGCCCGCTACGGAGATACCAAGAATACCGTCGAAAGCGGTGCCGACTACGATATTGACGACATCAGTCAGCTCCTGCAGGTCTTGAACCTGATGGAGATCGACGAAGACCAGACCTCCTTGTTCGACTATTGA
- a CDS encoding DUF393 domain-containing protein, with the protein MTDPPREVNAFYDGQCGVCHLAVSFLLKRDRDGALRFAPIQTQVYRRFAQQHHIAFAPRSIIVQDPQSGRLLAESAAVLYLLRHCRAPWPLVASLASLVPRTLRDRLYRWVAGTRHRWFKPPSSLYPKIPHNLTDRLLRD; encoded by the coding sequence TTGACCGATCCGCCGCGAGAAGTTAATGCCTTCTATGACGGCCAGTGCGGCGTATGCCATCTGGCCGTTTCCTTCCTGTTGAAACGCGACCGCGATGGAGCTTTACGGTTTGCGCCGATTCAGACGCAGGTGTATCGCCGCTTTGCCCAGCAGCATCATATCGCCTTCGCGCCTCGCAGCATCATCGTGCAGGATCCGCAGTCCGGTCGCCTGCTCGCTGAATCGGCGGCAGTCCTCTACCTGCTTCGACACTGCCGTGCGCCGTGGCCTCTCGTCGCCTCGCTCGCTTCCTTAGTCCCGCGCACCCTGCGCGACCGCCTCTATCGCTGGGTGGCTGGAACTCGGCATCGCTGGTTCAAGCCTCCCTCCAGCCTCTACCCGAAAATTCCACATAATCTAACAGATCGCCTCTTGCGCGACTGA
- a CDS encoding TPM domain-containing protein, with translation MQIVCLLVAVPFAGANETLPVAPEPIGFVSDYGRVIAPSYERRLAEIGSELERKTGVRIRVVTLPGLGGADIEAFSKYLLQSWMDSAHAARTILIVDAVADKKMRVTLGEGLGDVITPDLSATVQRQVMLPLLLRGHRGEAYTLAVTELSVAIGMSERVALYSVPGYLKLQPAAYHPNGEEAESFPEILYFVPLLIFMVAMARLESKMARATQVFGAVNLWNPGRRRLKLKGGQD, from the coding sequence ATGCAAATTGTCTGTCTGTTGGTTGCGGTGCCGTTTGCGGGGGCCAACGAAACGCTGCCAGTCGCACCGGAACCCATCGGATTTGTCAGCGACTACGGGCGAGTGATTGCACCTTCCTATGAACGGCGTTTAGCAGAAATCGGGAGCGAGCTTGAGCGCAAGACGGGAGTACGGATTCGGGTTGTCACCCTGCCGGGCCTTGGTGGTGCCGATATAGAAGCGTTTTCGAAATATCTGCTGCAGTCGTGGATGGACTCCGCACATGCCGCACGCACCATCCTGATTGTGGATGCCGTTGCAGACAAGAAGATGCGGGTGACATTAGGGGAGGGTTTGGGTGACGTGATAACCCCCGACCTCTCCGCAACAGTGCAACGGCAGGTTATGCTGCCTTTACTCCTGCGGGGTCATCGAGGTGAAGCTTATACACTTGCGGTTACGGAGCTGTCGGTTGCCATCGGGATGTCCGAACGGGTGGCCTTATACTCCGTTCCGGGCTACCTGAAGCTGCAGCCTGCGGCCTATCATCCTAATGGCGAGGAAGCTGAGAGTTTTCCGGAAATTTTATATTTTGTGCCATTGCTGATCTTCATGGTCGCCATGGCGAGGCTGGAGAGTAAGATGGCGCGGGCAACACAGGTCTTTGGCGCCGTTAACCTATGGAACCCCGGCAGGCGGCGGCTGAAGCTCAAGGGGGGACAGGATTAG
- the dnaG gene encoding DNA primase — protein MIPEDKLEEVRLANDIVGVVQEYVALKRRGQNFFGLCPFHEENTPSFSVHPGRQMFRCFGCGRGGNVFGFVMELERMSFIEAVKMLAERAHIELPAFSRREGDGPTESEQIVEANQLARDFFHTQLLNQTNDGAKRAMQYLLERGFTDEIIRAYMIGYAPEGWDGLAKRAQGSAIAQDIFIKAGLLKVGQQAGRPYDAFRDRVMFPIRNLAGRVIAFGGRRLSEPEPGEPSAKYINSPETAAYSKGRELFGLWEARNEIRRQERVILVEGYTDAISLAAAGIRCVCASLGTALTEQQARLLLRFARNVFILYDGDDAGLSAARRASDVLLSCGAEPRIVVIPGGEDPDSFVRAHGTEAVWSLVNDSKPVVEFHVERGKASGATQAQLARELLATALQIPSVLEREAFVQQIAMHTGLSADTLLSELAQQRKPIQRQSAVRQAQTWPPKGTETLISSSLIRSPEIRDRVFQEWSPEHTRDERLKKILIHLFDAHMGHRYPDITHLLSVFPESPERDFIATCEVEDELEDDKRIEIDLKTALDCLKALQVESVRKQINDVKQRIRTEPENPELTRLLMELIAREKELRGASNIT, from the coding sequence GTGATACCTGAAGATAAGCTGGAAGAGGTGCGGCTTGCCAACGATATTGTTGGAGTCGTGCAAGAATACGTGGCACTCAAGCGACGGGGTCAGAACTTTTTCGGCCTTTGCCCGTTTCATGAGGAAAACACACCCAGCTTTTCGGTTCACCCGGGTCGGCAGATGTTCCGTTGTTTCGGCTGCGGTCGGGGAGGCAACGTCTTCGGGTTCGTAATGGAACTTGAGAGGATGTCGTTCATCGAGGCCGTGAAAATGCTGGCCGAACGTGCCCACATCGAACTTCCGGCATTTTCACGGAGAGAGGGCGACGGCCCGACGGAAAGTGAACAGATTGTTGAAGCCAATCAGCTTGCGCGCGACTTCTTTCACACACAACTTCTTAATCAGACGAATGACGGCGCAAAGCGTGCGATGCAGTATCTGCTTGAGCGCGGCTTTACGGACGAGATTATTCGTGCTTATATGATTGGATATGCGCCCGAAGGCTGGGACGGGCTGGCGAAACGAGCGCAAGGCAGCGCAATCGCGCAGGACATTTTCATCAAGGCGGGTCTGCTGAAGGTAGGGCAGCAGGCAGGCAGGCCATACGATGCGTTTCGGGATCGCGTGATGTTTCCGATCCGCAATCTGGCGGGTAGAGTGATTGCCTTCGGGGGCCGCAGGCTGAGCGAGCCGGAACCCGGAGAGCCTTCTGCGAAGTATATTAACTCCCCGGAGACCGCCGCCTACAGCAAGGGACGCGAGCTGTTCGGTTTGTGGGAAGCACGCAATGAGATTCGCCGTCAGGAACGCGTAATCCTTGTGGAAGGATATACAGACGCAATCTCACTGGCCGCCGCAGGAATCCGCTGCGTCTGCGCAAGTTTGGGGACGGCCCTGACCGAACAACAGGCACGTCTGCTGCTGCGATTCGCACGAAATGTGTTTATTCTCTATGATGGAGACGACGCGGGATTGAGCGCGGCGCGGCGCGCATCGGATGTGCTGTTGTCCTGCGGAGCCGAGCCGCGAATTGTTGTCATTCCGGGGGGGGAAGATCCGGATTCCTTTGTTCGAGCGCACGGGACAGAAGCCGTCTGGTCGTTGGTAAATGACTCCAAGCCCGTCGTCGAGTTTCATGTCGAACGCGGCAAAGCAAGCGGTGCGACGCAAGCGCAGTTGGCGCGCGAGTTATTGGCGACAGCGCTGCAAATTCCCTCTGTCCTCGAACGCGAGGCTTTTGTGCAGCAGATTGCGATGCACACAGGGCTATCCGCAGACACGCTGCTGTCCGAACTTGCTCAGCAGAGAAAACCAATACAACGCCAGAGCGCAGTCCGACAGGCGCAAACTTGGCCGCCCAAGGGGACCGAGACTCTGATTTCGAGTTCGCTGATTCGCTCCCCGGAAATCCGCGACAGAGTGTTTCAGGAGTGGTCGCCGGAACATACGCGAGACGAACGGCTGAAGAAGATTCTGATACATCTCTTTGACGCGCACATGGGGCATCGCTATCCGGACATCACTCATCTGCTGAGTGTGTTTCCGGAGTCTCCGGAGCGCGACTTTATTGCCACGTGCGAAGTGGAAGACGAGCTCGAAGACGACAAGCGAATCGAGATCGATCTCAAGACTGCACTGGATTGTTTGAAGGCGCTGCAAGTGGAGTCTGTGCGGAAACAAATCAACGACGTCAAGCAGCGGATCCGGACAGAGCCGGAGAACCCCGAGCTGACGAGACTTTTAATGGAACTCATCGCCCGCGAGAAAGAGTTGCGCGGCGCGAGCAACATCACCTAA
- a CDS encoding NAD(P)H-hydrate dehydratase codes for MLPLFTSEEMRALDRRAISEFGIPGMVLMENAATRLAEFLFQEVAPPEDLSVCVFCGPGNNGGDGFALARLLFLRGAEVEVWLLTSPENLTGDARTNYEICRTLEVPILQPDSAFDIDFQWYDVVVDAIFGTGVLRTPEGIFAEVIEAINDSELPVLAVDIPSGVDAGTGQQSDPSIHATWTLTFQCGKPGLYLPPGKTLAGEVKIVPISLPVSAEDMLATKWFTPEPQDVAALFAQRPPESHKGDFGKLLILAGSQGMSGAPRLASLAALRSGVGLLKVGVPESIRAEVASVAEAMVIGLPQTAKGALSASAWEQLEPLLNWADAVAIGPGWGTAAETAELLSMLLTTDKTLVIDADGLNLIAEHKLLNRIPKGAVLTPHPGELTRLSGQGSSCTHERVEIARTLAQKYNAVIHVKSSASTTVTPDGSAFVNSTGNPGLATGGSGDILTGMIGALLAQGIPPAQAAWGAAFVHGRAADIAAELLGEISLLPTDVIAAIPQVLQDLHRELQ; via the coding sequence ATGCTCCCCCTATTCACATCTGAAGAAATGCGTGCCCTCGACCGCAGGGCGATTTCCGAGTTTGGCATTCCCGGAATGGTCCTGATGGAGAACGCGGCGACGCGCCTCGCCGAGTTTCTGTTTCAGGAAGTTGCTCCGCCCGAGGATCTATCTGTGTGCGTGTTCTGCGGACCCGGCAACAATGGTGGGGATGGTTTCGCTTTGGCTCGCCTTCTGTTTCTGCGCGGTGCGGAGGTCGAAGTCTGGCTGTTGACCTCTCCCGAAAACTTAACCGGAGATGCCCGAACAAATTATGAGATTTGCCGGACACTGGAAGTGCCCATCCTTCAGCCTGATAGTGCCTTCGATATCGATTTTCAATGGTACGATGTGGTCGTGGATGCTATCTTCGGAACCGGAGTCCTGCGCACACCAGAGGGAATCTTCGCCGAGGTCATTGAGGCCATCAATGACTCTGAATTGCCTGTCTTGGCCGTGGACATTCCCAGTGGAGTGGATGCCGGCACTGGACAACAGAGCGATCCGTCCATTCATGCAACATGGACACTGACTTTCCAGTGCGGCAAGCCTGGCCTGTATCTTCCTCCGGGAAAGACGCTGGCTGGCGAAGTGAAAATTGTCCCGATTTCGCTCCCCGTCTCTGCGGAGGATATGCTGGCTACGAAATGGTTCACACCTGAACCGCAGGACGTCGCGGCTCTCTTTGCCCAACGCCCGCCAGAGAGCCACAAAGGAGACTTTGGAAAGCTTTTGATTCTGGCCGGTTCTCAGGGGATGAGCGGTGCCCCGCGCTTGGCGTCGCTCGCCGCCCTGCGCAGTGGAGTAGGTCTGCTGAAAGTCGGAGTTCCAGAAAGCATTCGCGCCGAGGTTGCGTCTGTGGCCGAAGCCATGGTTATCGGGTTGCCGCAAACAGCAAAGGGAGCTTTGTCTGCCAGCGCGTGGGAGCAGCTTGAACCTCTGCTGAACTGGGCCGATGCGGTTGCGATCGGCCCGGGCTGGGGAACCGCAGCTGAAACGGCAGAGTTGCTCTCAATGCTGCTCACGACGGACAAAACACTTGTGATTGACGCGGACGGACTTAACTTGATTGCTGAGCACAAGCTCTTGAATCGAATTCCTAAAGGTGCCGTGCTCACACCGCACCCGGGAGAGCTTACCCGACTTTCGGGACAGGGTTCAAGTTGTACGCACGAGCGCGTGGAAATCGCCCGCACCTTGGCGCAGAAATACAATGCAGTTATTCATGTTAAGTCGTCTGCGTCAACAACCGTTACACCGGACGGCTCGGCATTCGTAAACTCGACCGGCAATCCCGGCCTTGCTACCGGCGGCTCAGGAGACATTTTGACAGGCATGATAGGTGCGTTGCTGGCACAAGGGATTCCTCCGGCTCAAGCGGCCTGGGGTGCCGCGTTCGTACATGGTCGCGCTGCGGACATTGCCGCTGAACTTCTTGGAGAGATTTCCCTCTTACCGACGGATGTCATTGCGGCAATTCCGCAGGTCTTGCAGGACCTCCATCGCGAGCTGCAATGA
- a CDS encoding T9SS type A sorting domain-containing protein — MKNWFLFALLVASLSIALAKSSSEPWVSNSDREIRSLDEQWGPDAYGYIAKDSNEPGGPVYNWINITQIGNPVSGLADDNFVGPFQIGWTFHYYWYDVSSFTIGSNGWIKFSTAGQLAQPIPQIPNATAPNDIIAPYAADWFFGPADPSACYWWSNNTDTLIVSWVNVTAWAQGGNLGNHNFQLILSGVDSSITFQYGTSTLNDVSNNNISIGIENLTGQIGISNFYSNTGLPADYPPNNTAIKFYYPQTVTFQVHDMGMAGVQNPNSQGIFILTGDTLDAWMRMRNAGNQVEASYTANYAVRQVNNTLITQGDYTGGTIQPAQTQEATFPNLWIPASDGVYRLVGTVTLTGDMFAGNNTLRTEIHSVTLPGELIYDDGTAERTWSWAGGEGGMGMGFVPPVYPCEVISVRGFVGETAGTFQFQILDDSGANGGPGAILWSTTVTGASPNAWASAAVPAGEVVITEGQFFVAWYTTAGSTVSFGIDTSSAQGISRRSWENAGGWAENRLLNEADVMLRATIRQPGQVNNPPEITGATPDPSELDTICFNTTIPFAVLAEDPDGQTLNYQWVHNGNNVGTNSASYSHRFITLNQNTLMCRVCDFEYCDSVIWRPWVRVCSAIEDEPGLLPTEYTIEAFPNPFNPSTTIDFALPQRTEARVVVHNLAGQEVAVLHDGMLSAGVHRVAFDGANLASGTYFAVLKTPSAERITKLLLLK, encoded by the coding sequence ATGAAAAATTGGTTTTTGTTTGCCTTGTTGGTCGCCAGCCTGTCCATCGCGCTGGCCAAGAGCAGCTCAGAACCTTGGGTGTCAAACAGCGATCGTGAAATAAGATCACTTGATGAGCAATGGGGGCCTGATGCGTATGGCTACATTGCCAAGGATTCCAACGAGCCGGGCGGTCCCGTCTATAATTGGATCAACATTACGCAAATCGGAAACCCTGTCTCGGGGTTGGCCGATGACAACTTTGTCGGACCATTCCAAATCGGCTGGACGTTCCATTACTACTGGTATGACGTGTCGTCCTTCACGATCGGCTCAAACGGCTGGATTAAGTTCTCAACGGCCGGTCAGCTTGCGCAACCGATTCCGCAGATCCCCAATGCCACGGCTCCCAATGACATCATTGCGCCATACGCCGCAGACTGGTTCTTCGGCCCGGCAGATCCGAGCGCATGCTATTGGTGGAGCAATAACACGGACACCTTGATCGTCTCATGGGTGAACGTTACGGCATGGGCGCAGGGTGGAAACCTCGGCAATCACAACTTCCAGTTGATTCTCTCCGGCGTGGATTCCTCGATTACCTTCCAGTATGGAACCAGCACGCTGAACGATGTGTCCAATAACAACATCTCAATTGGTATTGAGAATCTGACCGGACAAATCGGTATCTCCAACTTCTACTCCAACACGGGTTTGCCTGCGGACTATCCGCCGAACAACACGGCCATCAAGTTCTACTATCCCCAGACTGTTACCTTCCAGGTTCACGACATGGGCATGGCCGGTGTGCAGAACCCCAATTCGCAGGGTATCTTCATCTTGACGGGCGACACCTTGGATGCCTGGATGCGCATGCGCAACGCCGGAAACCAAGTTGAAGCGTCATACACAGCCAATTACGCGGTTCGTCAAGTCAACAACACGTTGATAACGCAGGGCGACTATACAGGCGGCACCATTCAACCCGCGCAGACTCAGGAAGCGACTTTCCCGAATCTGTGGATTCCGGCTTCTGACGGTGTCTACCGCCTGGTCGGTACTGTCACGCTAACCGGCGATATGTTCGCGGGCAACAACACACTACGCACGGAAATCCATTCGGTCACACTGCCCGGCGAGTTGATATACGACGACGGGACCGCCGAGCGGACATGGAGTTGGGCAGGCGGAGAAGGCGGTATGGGTATGGGCTTTGTTCCGCCGGTCTATCCTTGCGAAGTCATCAGCGTCCGCGGGTTTGTCGGTGAAACGGCCGGCACCTTCCAATTCCAGATTCTGGACGACAGCGGCGCGAACGGCGGCCCCGGCGCGATTCTCTGGTCAACGACTGTCACCGGAGCCAGCCCGAACGCTTGGGCAAGTGCCGCTGTTCCGGCCGGCGAAGTGGTGATTACTGAAGGTCAGTTCTTCGTGGCGTGGTATACCACAGCCGGTTCGACAGTGTCGTTTGGTATCGACACTTCCTCCGCGCAAGGTATCTCCCGCCGCTCTTGGGAAAATGCCGGCGGCTGGGCCGAAAACCGCCTCTTGAACGAAGCAGACGTCATGCTACGCGCCACGATACGTCAGCCCGGTCAGGTCAACAATCCACCGGAAATCACGGGCGCAACGCCTGATCCCTCTGAGTTGGATACCATCTGCTTCAACACGACGATTCCGTTTGCGGTTCTCGCCGAAGATCCCGATGGCCAGACCCTGAACTACCAGTGGGTGCACAACGGCAACAACGTGGGCACGAATAGCGCGTCCTATAGCCATCGCTTCATTACTCTGAATCAGAACACGCTGATGTGCCGCGTTTGCGACTTCGAGTATTGCGATTCGGTTATCTGGAGACCGTGGGTCAGAGTCTGCTCGGCCATCGAAGATGAGCCGGGTCTGCTTCCGACCGAATACACAATCGAAGCCTTCCCCAATCCGTTCAATCCAAGCACGACGATCGACTTCGCCCTGCCTCAGCGCACCGAAGCGCGCGTAGTCGTGCATAACCTCGCGGGTCAGGAAGTGGCCGTCTTGCATGACGGCATGTTGAGCGCAGGCGTGCATCGCGTAGCCTTTGACGGTGCGAATCTTGCCTCTGGCACGTACTTCGCCGTCTTGAAGACTCCTTCTGCGGAGCGCATCACGAAACTGCTTCTGCTGAAGTAA
- a CDS encoding CPBP family intramembrane metalloprotease produces the protein MSLPLRLWAASWRLVLFVGVFLALYLPFVLPFILYPDTEYTTLRQDTTRTGIEFLAMLCVALAAVAMTRYADRRPLAHLGLGHVGAIRSFGLGSLSGAGMVALVIGGMAAWGFVTCAPETSPPRNLLWTTVSLLCNTVYQETLIRGYVQQMVRSYFGPAAAVVASSMLFVLLHWTILDTESILVLTNLFAASVLFGIAFLLGRNLWWPIGIHFGWNYLQGPLLGLPVTGVDLWDHDTILIQGTELLTGGSKGIEGGVLTSIVFVLVAALLWQIWRRRIAAAPQLEQAMP, from the coding sequence ATGAGCCTCCCTCTCCGTCTCTGGGCGGCGAGTTGGAGGCTCGTGCTCTTTGTGGGTGTGTTTCTCGCACTCTACTTGCCGTTCGTGCTCCCGTTCATCCTCTATCCGGATACGGAGTATACTACTCTGCGGCAGGATACGACTCGCACAGGCATCGAGTTTCTCGCGATGCTCTGTGTTGCGTTAGCTGCGGTCGCCATGACACGTTACGCAGACCGCCGGCCACTCGCTCATTTGGGTCTTGGACATGTTGGTGCGATTAGATCATTCGGATTGGGATCTCTGAGCGGAGCAGGCATGGTGGCCCTGGTTATTGGTGGCATGGCCGCCTGGGGCTTCGTCACTTGCGCGCCTGAGACCAGTCCGCCTCGCAACTTGTTGTGGACAACTGTTTCGCTGTTGTGCAACACCGTCTATCAGGAGACTCTGATCCGCGGTTACGTGCAGCAAATGGTGCGGTCCTATTTCGGTCCAGCGGCAGCGGTAGTCGCGTCATCGATGCTCTTTGTGTTACTGCACTGGACGATTCTCGATACCGAGTCCATTTTGGTTTTAACCAATCTCTTTGCGGCCAGTGTTCTTTTCGGGATAGCGTTTCTTCTGGGTCGCAATCTTTGGTGGCCGATCGGGATTCACTTCGGCTGGAACTATCTTCAGGGTCCTCTGCTGGGTCTGCCCGTGACCGGCGTGGATCTCTGGGACCACGACACCATTCTGATTCAAGGAACCGAACTCCTTACAGGTGGTTCAAAAGGCATCGAGGGTGGCGTCTTGACCAGTATCGTCTTTGTGCTGGTTGCCGCTCTGCTTTGGCAAATCTGGCGGCGTCGTATCGCTGCCGCACCACAGCTTGAACAGGCCATGCCTTGA
- a CDS encoding VanZ family protein — MSSTSPAKHRFWEAAATIWSAAVIGLAVSPLRNVNLLTAPISDKLLHGIAFMLGTIVWAGTLETGAGKARSVGLAALVCLALGGIIEVLQTQTPTRSAESGDLLADAAGILVGAAIWGLVRGRRSSSPAVASVH, encoded by the coding sequence ATGAGCAGCACTTCGCCTGCCAAACATCGCTTCTGGGAAGCCGCAGCCACGATTTGGTCTGCGGCCGTCATCGGACTGGCCGTCTCGCCCCTGCGCAATGTAAACCTATTGACCGCGCCAATCTCTGACAAACTCCTTCACGGCATCGCCTTCATGCTGGGCACGATTGTTTGGGCGGGCACACTGGAGACGGGTGCGGGAAAAGCTCGCTCAGTTGGACTCGCTGCTCTGGTATGCTTGGCTTTAGGCGGGATCATCGAAGTCCTCCAGACTCAGACTCCCACCCGTTCAGCGGAGTCGGGTGACCTGCTTGCGGATGCTGCCGGAATTCTCGTCGGTGCGGCCATTTGGGGGCTGGTGCGCGGACGGCGGTCTTCTTCACCCGCCGTCGCTTCCGTTCACTGA
- the hslV gene encoding ATP-dependent protease subunit HslV, with translation MSNYHGTTILAVRRNGQFAIGGDGQLTLDDTIIKSKGRKVRKIFEDQVLVGYAGGAADALALLDIFEGKLKQHNGNLTMSALDMAKEWRMDRNLRRLEADMVVMDKNKMYLVSGLGEVIEPDDDIIALGSGGSFALSAARALFQHTEMGATEIVRAALLIAAEICIFTNSNITVEELK, from the coding sequence ATGAGCAACTATCACGGAACGACAATACTTGCCGTGCGGCGCAACGGGCAATTCGCCATCGGTGGCGACGGACAGCTCACCCTTGACGATACCATCATCAAGAGCAAAGGTCGCAAAGTCCGGAAGATTTTCGAGGATCAGGTGCTGGTCGGTTATGCCGGCGGCGCCGCCGACGCGCTGGCGTTGCTCGACATTTTTGAGGGCAAGCTCAAGCAGCATAACGGAAATCTGACGATGAGCGCGCTCGACATGGCCAAAGAGTGGCGAATGGACCGGAATCTCCGTCGGCTCGAAGCCGACATGGTCGTGATGGACAAGAACAAGATGTATCTTGTGAGCGGCCTTGGGGAAGTCATAGAGCCGGACGATGATATCATTGCCCTGGGATCCGGCGGATCGTTCGCATTGTCCGCTGCACGTGCGCTGTTTCAGCATACAGAGATGGGCGCGACAGAGATTGTCAGAGCCGCGCTTTTGATAGCCGCAGAAATCTGTATCTTCACGAACTCGAACATCACGGTCGAAGAACTTAAGTAG